The DNA window GCGCAACATCAGGTTCTCTGGTTTGATGTCGCGGTGCGTGATGCCCGCGCCGTGTGCCGCCGTGAGCGCGGCGGCGATTTGCATAGCGATCTCCAGCGCCAGCTCATGTTCAAATTGCCCGCTGTGCAAACGTTCGCGCAGGGTTTCGCCTTCGACATATTCCGTGACGATGAAGTGGCGTCCACCCGTTTCCGGCGCAGTGCAGCCAATTTCGTAAATCGTGATGATGTTGGGATGGCTCAGCGAACTGGCGGCGCGGGCTTCCTGTTCAAAGCGGCGCACGCGTTCGGCATCTTGCGTGTAACGTTCGGGCAATAACTTCAGCGCGACGCGGCGGCCCAGGTTGAGGTCTTCGGCCAGATACACCTCACCCATTCCGCCGGAGCCGAGCTTGGAAATAATCCGATAATGCGAGACTTGTTCGAGAGCCACGCCGCTGTACCTTTGGTTGCAAAAGAAGAGTGATGTTGAGATGAAGCAGAATTGCCTGTTTGGGTTGGCTGCCGAGCGCGCTGTCAGCAAACGCCCCGCAGCGAAGCGCATCATACCGCAGTCGCGCGGCAAAGTCTGCTTGGTACTTGTTCAAAGGCTATCCATCAAAGTGGCAAAGTGGCACTACGGCGATTTCAATGGGTCAAAACCGGGAACCAGCTTCAACACAAAGAGGCAAAGCGACAAAGGGACAAAGCTGTGCAAGCCGGAGCGGCGGCTTGCCTTCCGTGTCAGTAGCCCGCGCGTCAGCAAGGGTTGTTCTGCGCCAAGCCAGCCTTTGCTGACACGCGGGCTACTGACACATCCCACCGAACTTCACCACTACCGCCCTTTGAACCTTTGACTCTTTGCCCCTTTGTATTGTGAACAGGCCTGCCTTAACCCACACCGTTTTCCGTTATGCCTGAAAACTAGACAGTTTACGCTAGCGGTGGCGCAAATTTTGAAAGGTTGCCTATTTTCAAACGGCGGCCCGCCGGGTAACATTAGCGCGGCAGCTTGCGTTGCAGTACAGACGCACCCCACAACAAGCTGCCTGCCCATATACAAATCGCGCGCAAGCAGGCTGGTGTCATCCAGCGGGTCGCGTTGCTGTTCAGCGCAGCAATGAGTCAGGCCGTGTTTGCTCGTGTTGATTTGGCAGCGTATGCGTTCACCGGCATCTGCGCCTGCGGTCTGTTGGGTTGCGTGGCGCGCGCCGGGCGGAGTGCGGTTTTCCCTCCCGGCCTATTCGATCACTGTTTTCTATCTCTACAAGTTGTTGCTGCGACGTCAAGCGCGTCGCACGCGGACGCACGCTCGACGGTTGAGCCGTGTGTCCGCCTCAATGTCTAGCCGCGCGGTGCGGCGTTCCACCAAATCCCCCAAGCATTGGGTCTTAACCCTTGAGAGGAACTTCTTATGCCGATTATGCCGAAACTGAACCAGCGCGCCAGCGGACGACGCGGTGCAACGAATGCAACTTCCCCCCTACGCCGGCGCGCACCGTTGCGCACGTCGGTCACGGCAACAGCTTTAGTCGCCTTGTTGGCGCTGAGCGTTTGGGCGCTGCCGTGGTTGAGCGCGGCGGTTTCGGTGACGGGGAGTTACCACGCGGGACTGACGGCGAGCAGGATGACTATTCCGGCAGCGCCCGCCAACATCGTGCTAGTCACCAGTCAAGCTGCGCTGAACGCGAACGACTCGGTGATGTGGAACAGTCTGGGCTCGGACGGAAGTACCGTCCCCACCACGTTCGGCGCAACTTCGACACTCGGCAAGACCATCGGAGGCCAGCTTGCCGGGAGCGGTCTGGTTTGCAATCCAAATAACCCGGGGGCATGCAATAGATACCCATTTGCCAAATTCACGCTTTGGACACGGCCCAACGGGGGCCCCCTGACGCTGACTTTCCCGGCCGTTTCCGGTGTGGGCACATTCCTGGTAAACGATGCACGACCAGGCACGCAGTTCACTGCCAGTTTGGCTGTCTACAATGGCACGACTTTACTGGGTACGGTCACGAGACAAAGCGACACAAATGGCAATCCGATCTATCTCGGCGCAACCGACACGACCGGGGCCAACATCACCTCCGCCGTATACAGCTTGACTGTAGCAGGCCAGATCCAAGGGCCAATAGTGAGTTACACGTACAGTGATTATGACTGCTTTGCGGGAAATATAGATTTCTTCTTCTGTGCAGGCCTGGGCCCGGAGGATCGCACCGTCCCGGAGAATATCCTTGCGTGTCCGCAGACATGCCTCTGCGACCCCGATAATCCCAATGTTCCCAATGGTCCCTATACCAGTACAACCATGCCCCCTTATCCGAATTGGAACACAACAGTTCCAAACTACAGCTACACGCCCGATACCAACCCCAGCAACCTGGCGAACTTTTACATCGCTTCGATGGACTTTGCAGGGCCGAGCACCGCGCCCGAAATCAACGTCAAGGGCAACTCGACAACCATCGCCAGCGGCGACACCACGCCGTCGCTCACCGACGACACTGACTTCGGTTCGACTGCGGTCAGCGGCGGCACGGTGATGAAGACCTTCACCATCGAGAACACCGGCACTGCCGCGCTCAACCTGACGGGCACGCCCAAAGTGAGCTTGAGCGGCACAAACGCGGCGGACTTCACGGTCATGACGCAGCCCACTTCGCCAGTTGCAATGAGTAGCTCAACAACCTTCACCATCGTCTTCGATCCTTCCGCCGTCGGCACGCGCACGGCGACGGTCAGCATTGCCAACGACGACAGCGACGAGAATCCTTACACCTTCGCCATTCAGGGTGGCGGCTGCGACGGCGCGCCCGTCGTGCTGAATACTAACGACAGCGGCGCGGGCAGCTTGCGCCAGGCGATCATTGACGCCTGTCCGGGCGCGACGATCACTTTCGCCTCGCCCTTCTTCGATGTGGCGCGGACGATCACGCTCACCAGCGGGCAGCTTCTGCTGAACAAGAACCTGACCGTTCAAGGAACAGGCGCGAACCTGCTGACCGTTTCGGGCAACAACGCGAGCCGCGTCTTCCAGGTCAACAGCGGCGTGACGGCCAGCCTCAGCGGGCTGACGATCACGGGCGGCAACGGACTCGCCACCGGGCCGAACTCCTTCAGCGGCCAAGGCGGCGGTCTGGACAATGAGGGCACGCTCACGCTGACCAATGTCATCGTCACCGGGAACAGTGTCTCCGATGCTGTAGGCTGCGGCTGCGGCGGTGGCATTTACAGCGGTTTCAGCGCCGGTCTGCTGACCGTAACCAATAGCCAGATCACCAACAACACCACCACCTTAAGCGGCGGCGGCATCAGCGCTGGCAGCCCGCTGACGCTCACCGGCAGCACGGTCGCGAATAACACTAACACCTATGCCAGCAATGGCGGCGTGGGTGGCGGGGTTGAAGCCTATGCCACTACGATCATCACCAACTCGACCATCAGCGGCAATCACGTGGACAATGGCACGGGTGATAATGGGGGCGGCGTCTGGTATTGCTGCGACACGCTGACGATTACCAGCAGCACCATCACGGGCAACACCGCTGCCGGGGCGACCGGGGCGCAGAGCGCCGGTGGCCTCCGTTACGATGGTTGTTGCGGCGGCTCGGCGACGGTGAAGAACACGCTCATCGCGGGCAACATCGGCACGAACGGCGCGGCGGCGGATGTCAGCGGCGCGTTCAGTTCCAGCGGCTACAACCTGATCGGCATCGGCACGGGCAGCACAGGCTTCACCGGCACGGCGGATCAAGTCGGCACGAGCGGTTCGCCGATCAATGCCATGCTTGGGATGCTGCAAAACAACGGCGGGCCGACGCCGACGCACGCGCTGCTGCCTGGCAGCCCGGCGATTGACAAGGGCAACGCCTTCGGCCTGACCACTGACCAACGCGGCCAGCCGCGCCCGAAAGACAATCCGAACATCGCGCCGGCCACGAGCGGCGACAACAGCGACATCGGCGCGTTTGAAGTCCAAAACACGCCGCCGACCATCAGCAGCAACACGATTACGGTCAGGGCGGGCAGCAATGCGGCCAGCTTCACCATCGCCACGGCGGCTGACCCCGATCAAGCGGCCAACACGCTCGGCATCACGATCAACGGCAACCCGACGACGGCCACCTCGAACGGCGTGACAGTCTCCGGCGTGACGATCAACGCCGACGGCAGTGTCACCGCCAATGTCTCGACGACCTGCGCGGCGACGACGGCGACCTTCAATCTGGTGGTGACCGACAATCAGAACGCAACGGGCACGGGCACGCCGACCGTTACGGTGACGCCGAATATGCCGCCGATGCTGAGCTACAACGCGACGACGGTGGTCGCTGCTACGACGCCGACGATCCCGCCGGCCAGCGGCCCCAGCGACAACGGCACCTTCATGGTCGGCAGCGTGAGCGTGGCGCCAAATAACGGCGGGCTGGGCGTGCTGCTCAATCAGAGCAATGGCGTGGTGACCGTCCTCAATGCCTTGTTGATCGGCAATTACACGGTGACGGTGCCGATCACGGACAATTGCGGGGCCACGACCAATGCGCAGCTCTTGGTGACGGTCGTCTGCCCGACGATCACGGCGAATCCGGCGAGTCTGCCGGGGGCCGCGATCAATACGGCGTATGCGCAAACCATCAGCGCCAGTCCGGCGGGCGGCAATTACACCTTCGCGGTGACGAGCGGCCTGTTGCCGGCGGGCTTGACGCTCAACAGCAATGGCAGTTTCAGCGGCGCGCCGACGCAGAGCGGAACCTTCAACTTCCGGATCACGGCCTCGGGCTTTGGCAGTTGTACGGGCTTCCGCGATTACACGTTGGTGGTGACGTGCCCGACCATCACGCTCAGTCCGGCAAGTTTGCCGGGCGGAACGGTGGGGACGGCTTACAGTCAAACGGTCGCGGCCTCGCCAGCGGGGACGTATAGTTACGCTGTGACAAGCGGCGCACTGCCGACCGGCTTGACGCTCAACGCTGCCACTGGGGCCATTACCGGCACGCCCACCACGAACGGCAGTTTCACGTTCACCATTCGCGCCAGCGCGGGTGCGTGCAATGGTTCCAACACCTACACCGTGACGATTGCCTGCCCAACCATCACGTTGGGCGCGCTGGCGAACGGGCAGGCCGGAGTGGCATATTCACAAACGGTGAGTGTCTCGCCGGCGGGCAGTTATACCTTCGCCATCATCACGGGCAATTTGCCGAGCGGCTTGACGCTGAACACGGCGACGGGCGTCATCAGCGGCGTGCCTTCGGTGACGGGCACTTACAGCTTTACCGTCAGGGCGCAAACGGCCAGTGGGTGTAGCGGCACGCAAAGTTACGCTTTGGTGATCACTTGCCCGACGGTTGTGGTCGCGCCCGCTTCGTTGCCGAATGGCACGGTGGGCACGGCCTATAGCCAGAACATCGTGG is part of the Acidobacteriota bacterium genome and encodes:
- a CDS encoding putative Ig domain-containing protein, with product MPIMPKLNQRASGRRGATNATSPLRRRAPLRTSVTATALVALLALSVWALPWLSAAVSVTGSYHAGLTASRMTIPAAPANIVLVTSQAALNANDSVMWNSLGSDGSTVPTTFGATSTLGKTIGGQLAGSGLVCNPNNPGACNRYPFAKFTLWTRPNGGPLTLTFPAVSGVGTFLVNDARPGTQFTASLAVYNGTTLLGTVTRQSDTNGNPIYLGATDTTGANITSAVYSLTVAGQIQGPIVSYTYSDYDCFAGNIDFFFCAGLGPEDRTVPENILACPQTCLCDPDNPNVPNGPYTSTTMPPYPNWNTTVPNYSYTPDTNPSNLANFYIASMDFAGPSTAPEINVKGNSTTIASGDTTPSLTDDTDFGSTAVSGGTVMKTFTIENTGTAALNLTGTPKVSLSGTNAADFTVMTQPTSPVAMSSSTTFTIVFDPSAVGTRTATVSIANDDSDENPYTFAIQGGGCDGAPVVLNTNDSGAGSLRQAIIDACPGATITFASPFFDVARTITLTSGQLLLNKNLTVQGTGANLLTVSGNNASRVFQVNSGVTASLSGLTITGGNGLATGPNSFSGQGGGLDNEGTLTLTNVIVTGNSVSDAVGCGCGGGIYSGFSAGLLTVTNSQITNNTTTLSGGGISAGSPLTLTGSTVANNTNTYASNGGVGGGVEAYATTIITNSTISGNHVDNGTGDNGGGVWYCCDTLTITSSTITGNTAAGATGAQSAGGLRYDGCCGGSATVKNTLIAGNIGTNGAAADVSGAFSSSGYNLIGIGTGSTGFTGTADQVGTSGSPINAMLGMLQNNGGPTPTHALLPGSPAIDKGNAFGLTTDQRGQPRPKDNPNIAPATSGDNSDIGAFEVQNTPPTISSNTITVRAGSNAASFTIATAADPDQAANTLGITINGNPTTATSNGVTVSGVTINADGSVTANVSTTCAATTATFNLVVTDNQNATGTGTPTVTVTPNMPPMLSYNATTVVAATTPTIPPASGPSDNGTFMVGSVSVAPNNGGLGVLLNQSNGVVTVLNALLIGNYTVTVPITDNCGATTNAQLLVTVVCPTITANPASLPGAAINTAYAQTISASPAGGNYTFAVTSGLLPAGLTLNSNGSFSGAPTQSGTFNFRITASGFGSCTGFRDYTLVVTCPTITLSPASLPGGTVGTAYSQTVAASPAGTYSYAVTSGALPTGLTLNAATGAITGTPTTNGSFTFTIRASAGACNGSNTYTVTIACPTITLGALANGQAGVAYSQTVSVSPAGSYTFAIITGNLPSGLTLNTATGVISGVPSVTGTYSFTVRAQTASGCSGTQSYALVITCPTVVVAPASLPNGTVGTAYSQNIVASPAGGNYTFAVTSGALPGGLSLNPATGLLSGTPTANGTFNFRVTASGFGGCTGFRDYTVVIGGGGCPTITLPSIATTGTVGTLYNQSVNASPAGSYTYTLTGSLPSGVTFYNGAALLFGYPAAAGSHTFTITATQGACTGSRSYTVNIGISFFAPLDFDGDRKSDLLTRQGNAWTLRLSKSGLSETYNLGEAADQAAFGDYDGDGRVDLAVYCPAAAHWLIRQSSTGVIVTRQLADVLPSATLAPVAADFDGDGLTDLALFDAATAEWQVERSHDGKRLTWQFGAAGDQPVAADYDGDGRADLAVYQRATGTWLIRQSSDGAELERQFGAAKDQPLPGDYDGDGKADLAVWRASVGRWYVLRSSDQQAEETLWGAGYAPYNDIAVPGDYDGDGRMDRAVFRQATGAWLIQASSERQPQ